In Thermococcus sp. 21S7, one DNA window encodes the following:
- a CDS encoding ATP-binding protein: TSNWWGGMLFNPKPKMRRGELYDREEELSLIENSIEKGLSLIVLLGIRRLGKSSLLNVALNELPYRSVKIDARKVYSEFGSVPKEAIGKLILQGYLKGSTKERARETLKSLKGVRIGGLGIELSVDRRVSLHEVLERIDSIGERFIIAIDEAQYLRFSNSRYPELIAWAMDELQNVSFILTGSEIGLLEDFLDLHNPESALFGRAHREIRLKRFERRQSRDFLIRGFEEVGINVPEDEIGEAIGELDGIVGWLTLYGYNRYLGMSHREALNRLKEDARRLILAEFSALEKLSHRYELAMRAVANGKHRWKEIKETVELLEGKRIDDKNFSNVLNNLVRYGYLEKTIEGYFIPDPLVEHAFR; this comes from the coding sequence ACCAGTAACTGGTGGGGGGGTATGCTGTTCAACCCTAAACCCAAGATGAGACGGGGGGAGCTATATGACCGCGAGGAGGAGCTTTCTCTGATTGAAAACTCGATAGAGAAGGGCCTCTCACTCATAGTGCTCCTTGGAATCAGGCGTCTCGGCAAGAGTTCCCTTCTGAACGTTGCACTGAACGAGCTCCCTTATAGAAGCGTTAAGATTGATGCAAGAAAGGTTTACTCCGAGTTCGGAAGCGTTCCAAAAGAAGCCATCGGGAAGCTCATACTTCAGGGCTACCTCAAGGGCTCCACGAAGGAACGTGCCAGAGAGACCTTAAAATCCCTCAAAGGGGTTCGTATTGGGGGACTGGGGATAGAACTGAGCGTTGACAGGAGAGTGAGTCTTCACGAGGTTCTTGAGCGCATAGACTCCATCGGAGAGCGCTTCATAATAGCCATCGATGAGGCCCAGTACCTGAGGTTCTCAAATTCAAGGTACCCGGAGCTAATAGCTTGGGCGATGGACGAACTTCAAAACGTGAGCTTCATCCTGACGGGCTCGGAGATAGGTCTGCTGGAGGATTTTTTGGACCTCCATAACCCAGAATCAGCCCTCTTTGGAAGAGCCCACAGGGAGATAAGACTGAAAAGGTTTGAGAGAAGGCAGAGCAGAGATTTCCTCATAAGGGGTTTTGAAGAGGTTGGAATAAATGTCCCGGAAGACGAAATCGGGGAGGCAATTGGCGAGCTCGACGGAATAGTCGGCTGGCTGACCCTCTACGGCTACAACCGCTACCTCGGCATGTCCCACAGGGAAGCGCTGAACAGGCTCAAAGAGGACGCGAGAAGGCTAATCCTTGCGGAATTCTCTGCCCTGGAAAAGCTCTCCCACCGCTATGAGCTGGCAATGAGGGCGGTGGCCAACGGAAAACACCGCTGGAAGGAGATAAAGGAGACCGTTGAACTCCTTGAGGGCAAGAGAATAGACGACAAGAACTTTTCCAACGTCCTCAACAACCTCGTCCGCTACGGCTATCTGGAAAAGACCATCGAGGGCTACTTCATCCCCGACCCGCTGGTGGAGCATGCCTTTAGGTAA
- a CDS encoding ATP-binding protein produces the protein MEFIDREREIEVLSREWRNRPSFVVLYGRRRVGKTRLMREFSKDKRTSFFTFPEAIKEVQMREFKRAIASFLGDELILKVETDNWFDLLSYLAERVNDCLIVLDEFTYAIKSDRKILSDLQRVWDGILSEKNVMLVISGSLLGMMWDDVLSHASPLYGRRTRSIHLKPLDYPNALKFFRDGEYGIRAYMLVGGIPPYLRLASRYSSIEEFVREEFLSDYGLFYDEPYVILGEELRELKSYFSVLRAIAEGNRRLERIANYLGLPARSVYPYIETLMRLGFVEKETPILGSRKVSLYRISDPVLLSWFVLTYPQMTDISSGTARLDDLYKVFSVRFEDLAREFLLLKRPLEFETLGRWWFRGEEIDIMALGKDTASLIEVKWKDLSERDARRVLKELEGKSTLVRFEGTFRFGIIARNIEGKEELRDEGYLAWDLGDFY, from the coding sequence GTGGAGTTCATAGACCGCGAGAGGGAGATTGAAGTTCTCTCACGCGAGTGGAGAAACCGGCCGTCCTTCGTCGTTCTCTACGGCAGGAGAAGGGTTGGAAAAACGAGGCTCATGCGCGAGTTCTCTAAGGACAAGAGGACGTCCTTCTTCACGTTCCCCGAGGCCATTAAGGAGGTTCAGATGAGGGAGTTCAAACGCGCGATTGCCTCGTTCCTTGGGGACGAACTAATCCTGAAGGTCGAGACTGATAACTGGTTCGACCTGCTGAGCTATCTCGCCGAAAGAGTTAATGACTGTCTCATAGTCCTTGACGAGTTCACGTACGCCATAAAGTCTGATCGGAAGATTCTGAGCGACCTCCAGAGGGTCTGGGACGGAATTTTGAGCGAGAAAAACGTCATGCTCGTCATCTCCGGTTCGCTACTTGGTATGATGTGGGACGATGTTCTAAGCCACGCTTCGCCCCTTTACGGCAGGAGGACGAGGAGCATTCACTTAAAACCCTTAGATTATCCCAACGCCCTGAAGTTTTTTCGGGACGGGGAATACGGGATAAGGGCCTACATGCTCGTTGGGGGAATTCCGCCCTACCTGAGGCTCGCCTCCCGCTATTCCTCGATTGAGGAGTTCGTGAGGGAGGAGTTCCTGAGCGACTACGGCCTGTTCTACGACGAGCCCTACGTAATCCTCGGCGAGGAGCTGAGGGAGCTGAAAAGCTATTTCTCAGTCCTCAGGGCGATTGCAGAGGGCAACAGGAGGCTTGAGAGGATTGCGAACTACCTCGGCCTTCCGGCGAGGAGCGTTTATCCCTACATCGAGACCCTCATGAGGCTCGGCTTCGTTGAGAAGGAGACCCCAATCCTAGGGAGCAGGAAGGTGAGCCTTTACAGGATAAGCGACCCGGTTCTGCTGAGCTGGTTCGTTCTGACTTACCCCCAGATGACTGACATCTCCTCCGGAACTGCGAGGCTCGATGACCTCTACAAGGTTTTTTCAGTCCGCTTTGAGGACCTCGCGAGGGAGTTCCTTCTCCTCAAGAGGCCGCTTGAGTTCGAGACCCTCGGCAGGTGGTGGTTCAGGGGTGAAGAAATCGACATCATGGCCTTGGGCAAAGATACGGCCAGCTTGATTGAGGTCAAGTGGAAGGACTTGAGCGAGAGGGACGCGAGGAGGGTTTTGAAGGAACTGGAAGGCAAATCAACGCTCGTCAGGTTCGAGGGCACTTTCCGCTTCGGAATCATTGCAAGGAACATCGAGGGGAAGGAGGAGCTGAGGGACGAGGGCTATCTTGCGTGGGACTTGGGTGATTTCTATTAG
- a CDS encoding DEAD/DEAH box helicase, which translates to MHPLLRKAIRERFGRLNEVQTKAFREVSSGKSVLIIAPTGSGKTEAAVLPVFNEILEEGLKPISALYIAPLKALNRDLLERLEWWGQKLGITVEVRHGDTSAYRKAKQTKNPPGMLIITPETLGVILTVKSLRKHLENVRFVIVDEIAELVDNKRGAQLLLGLERLAEIVDFRRIGMTATVGNEEEVREWLKADVIVKPSWRKNYRFHVLYPKPGERDMELAKKLSLSPEIAARLGLLWEIVEKHGKALIFTNTRQFAEILAHRLKVWGKPVEVHHGSLSREARVKAERALKEGKIKALICTSSMELGIDIGDVDVVIQYMSPRQVNRLVQRVGRAKHRIGEVSEGYVITSNVEDYLQSLVIAKHALEGRFEAVEPMGGLDVLAHFVVGLLIEYKRLPRERPYEIAKRAYVYRDLSWEDYLDVLRVLEDARLIGYDEESGLLYLRRGAFQYYYENLSTIPDEVSWRVFDAGSGHVIGRLDESFVMDLEEGMDFVMNGRSWIVLKIDDEARLLKVRESKSLESAIPSWEGEMIPVPFSVALDVGRLKRELSFDFEKAKRLLKGVEFSEEELRRAFREIKDEPFSTDRDIVVESTPKALVIHADFGNRANEALGRLVHSLLILRYGRVFSVRSQAHAIVFKTPFQLNPEEVKGYLYQEPESLEFIVSRAMRDSHAYRWRMLNVAKRFGALRRDARIRRIERLFEGTVVERETLSELYHDKVDVRKGELVLEMLNRGTMRVKTELRREPSTLARLNMTVGGEFLLSGVLERDEILELFRKRLLDHEVVLVCTNCGWHSKTKVVRLQNIELRQCPRCGSKMLAVAHPIDAEEFLPVLEKVRHGKPLERKEERTYRKLLKAADLVDSYGFEAVLALASYGTGPDTAARILAQYKGDALLVALMERERQFIRTRRFWVDKKENETGNSQKEV; encoded by the coding sequence ATGCACCCCCTCCTAAGAAAGGCCATCAGGGAGCGCTTCGGAAGGCTCAACGAGGTTCAGACCAAGGCATTCCGCGAGGTTAGCTCTGGGAAGAGCGTTCTGATCATCGCGCCAACCGGTTCCGGAAAGACCGAAGCGGCCGTTCTGCCCGTCTTCAACGAAATCCTTGAGGAGGGGCTTAAACCTATTTCTGCACTCTACATCGCACCTCTCAAGGCCCTAAACAGGGACCTGCTTGAAAGACTTGAATGGTGGGGGCAGAAGCTCGGAATAACCGTTGAGGTCAGACACGGCGACACCTCAGCCTACAGGAAGGCGAAGCAGACGAAGAATCCTCCGGGGATGCTCATCATAACCCCCGAAACCCTCGGCGTGATTCTGACGGTTAAGTCTCTTAGAAAGCACCTTGAGAACGTGAGGTTCGTCATCGTCGATGAGATAGCGGAGCTGGTGGACAACAAGCGCGGTGCGCAGCTCCTCCTCGGCCTTGAGCGTCTGGCCGAGATAGTGGACTTCAGGAGAATAGGCATGACGGCGACTGTGGGCAACGAGGAGGAGGTGAGGGAGTGGCTGAAGGCGGACGTCATAGTGAAGCCGAGCTGGAGGAAGAACTACCGCTTCCACGTCCTCTATCCAAAGCCCGGCGAGAGGGACATGGAACTCGCCAAGAAGCTGAGCCTCTCGCCCGAGATAGCGGCGAGGCTGGGGCTCCTCTGGGAGATAGTTGAGAAGCACGGAAAGGCCCTCATATTCACCAACACGCGCCAGTTCGCGGAGATTTTAGCGCATCGCCTCAAGGTCTGGGGAAAGCCGGTCGAGGTTCACCACGGCTCGCTTTCGAGGGAGGCGCGCGTTAAGGCGGAGAGGGCGCTGAAGGAGGGCAAAATCAAGGCACTAATCTGTACTTCCTCGATGGAGCTGGGCATAGACATAGGCGACGTTGATGTTGTGATCCAGTACATGAGCCCGAGGCAGGTGAACCGCTTAGTTCAGCGCGTTGGAAGGGCGAAGCACAGGATAGGCGAGGTGAGCGAGGGCTACGTCATAACATCCAACGTCGAGGACTACCTCCAGAGCCTCGTTATAGCGAAGCACGCCCTCGAAGGCCGCTTCGAGGCGGTCGAGCCGATGGGAGGGCTGGACGTTTTGGCTCATTTCGTCGTCGGCCTGCTCATCGAGTACAAAAGACTGCCCCGCGAGAGGCCCTACGAGATAGCGAAAAGGGCCTACGTTTACAGGGATTTGAGCTGGGAGGACTATCTCGACGTTCTCCGCGTTTTGGAGGATGCCAGGCTGATAGGCTACGACGAGGAGAGCGGCCTGCTCTATCTGAGGCGCGGGGCATTCCAGTACTACTACGAGAACCTCTCGACGATTCCGGATGAGGTTTCGTGGAGGGTATTCGACGCGGGGAGCGGCCACGTTATAGGCAGGCTCGACGAGAGCTTCGTCATGGATCTGGAGGAGGGCATGGATTTCGTCATGAACGGACGGAGCTGGATAGTGCTCAAGATAGACGACGAGGCGAGGCTTTTGAAGGTACGCGAGAGCAAAAGCCTTGAGAGTGCAATACCGAGCTGGGAGGGTGAGATGATCCCCGTTCCGTTCAGCGTTGCCCTCGACGTCGGCAGGCTGAAGAGGGAGCTAAGTTTCGACTTCGAGAAGGCGAAAAGGCTTTTGAAGGGGGTCGAGTTCAGCGAGGAGGAACTGAGGAGGGCCTTTAGGGAAATCAAAGACGAACCCTTCTCAACCGACCGCGATATCGTCGTCGAGAGCACACCCAAGGCGCTCGTCATACACGCCGATTTCGGGAACAGGGCCAACGAGGCCCTCGGACGGCTGGTTCACTCGCTTCTGATTCTGCGCTACGGGAGGGTTTTCTCCGTCCGCTCACAGGCCCACGCGATAGTATTCAAGACGCCGTTCCAGCTGAACCCGGAGGAGGTAAAGGGCTACCTCTACCAGGAACCGGAGAGCCTGGAGTTCATCGTCTCCCGCGCCATGAGGGATTCCCACGCCTACCGCTGGAGAATGCTAAACGTGGCGAAGCGGTTTGGTGCTCTGAGGAGGGACGCCAGGATAAGGAGAATCGAGAGGCTCTTCGAGGGCACCGTGGTGGAGAGGGAAACCCTGAGCGAGCTGTACCACGACAAGGTGGACGTTAGGAAGGGGGAGCTGGTTCTGGAGATGCTCAATAGGGGCACGATGAGGGTGAAGACCGAGCTTAGGAGGGAGCCGTCAACGCTGGCTAGGCTCAACATGACCGTTGGCGGCGAGTTCCTGCTCTCCGGCGTCCTGGAGAGGGACGAGATACTGGAGCTGTTCAGGAAGAGACTGCTCGACCACGAGGTCGTCTTGGTCTGCACCAACTGCGGCTGGCACTCGAAGACGAAGGTTGTGAGGCTCCAGAATATAGAGCTGAGGCAGTGCCCGCGCTGCGGCTCGAAGATGCTCGCCGTTGCCCACCCGATTGACGCGGAAGAGTTTCTCCCCGTCCTGGAGAAGGTCCGCCACGGGAAGCCGCTGGAGCGGAAGGAGGAGAGAACCTACAGGAAGCTACTGAAGGCGGCAGACCTCGTGGATTCCTACGGGTTCGAGGCGGTCTTGGCTTTGGCCAGCTACGGCACCGGTCCTGACACGGCGGCGAGGATTCTGGCCCAGTACAAAGGGGACGCCCTGCTCGTCGCCCTCATGGAGAGGGAGCGGCAGTTCATAAGGACGAGGCGCTTCTGGGTGGATAAGAAAGAGAATGAAACCGGGAACAGCCAGAAGGAAGTTTGA
- a CDS encoding PIN domain-containing protein, translated as MRVLLDTNVLYNYLYRTELTPKAKDVLSKDYEFYVSGKVLNELSYAIIRKTAEVAFGARSYYRVKEILRERGYKPFEEPLSRMEFVLQALGIERIPDSGDWEAIRGFMRKYSLLPNDATILATAVERGIDAIATFDRDYSKVQEVKVLP; from the coding sequence ATGAGGGTTCTCCTTGATACCAACGTCCTGTACAACTACCTCTACAGAACCGAACTAACGCCAAAGGCGAAGGATGTTCTGTCGAAGGATTACGAGTTCTACGTCAGCGGCAAAGTCCTGAACGAACTGAGCTATGCCATAATACGAAAAACGGCAGAGGTAGCTTTCGGGGCACGTTCGTACTACAGGGTCAAAGAGATTCTGAGAGAAAGGGGATACAAGCCTTTTGAGGAACCCCTGAGTAGAATGGAGTTCGTTCTGCAGGCTTTAGGAATCGAAAGGATTCCGGACTCGGGCGATTGGGAAGCCATAAGGGGATTCATGCGGAAGTACTCCCTCCTCCCAAACGACGCCACGATACTCGCCACCGCGGTGGAGAGAGGGATTGATGCCATCGCGACCTTTGACAGGGACTACAGTAAAGTTCAAGAGGTGAAGGTTCTCCCTTAA
- a CDS encoding antitoxin family protein: MSEVISGVYRKGELIIIDGKELHEGDTITVRILTRKELVERLAGILGEGRATEVEEYLGELHDEGSP; the protein is encoded by the coding sequence ATGTCCGAGGTAATCTCAGGGGTATATCGAAAGGGGGAGCTTATCATAATCGATGGGAAGGAACTCCACGAGGGAGACACCATCACTGTCAGGATACTCACAAGAAAGGAGCTGGTTGAAAGGCTGGCCGGAATCCTCGGCGAGGGGAGAGCGACCGAGGTGGAAGAATACCTGGGGGAACTTCACGATGAGGGTTCTCCTTGA
- a CDS encoding MFS transporter gives MNVARNNGTYDMTYAKRAMLVVVILPLLVMYTEAMLTPALPTIQKEFGINPNDVSWVLTIYLLVGTVSAAILGKLGDMYGKKRMFLVALGFYTLGVILNGFAPSFHWLLVSRGIQGLGMAIFPLAFSLVREEFPPEMVPQVQGMISAMFGVGMVIALPLGAYVTQNYGWRWTYHSAAPFAVLMFILAWRVLRESRYVNPGKLDWPGALFLVWAVVPALVAVTRAPTVGWRAEQTLALFGVSIVGVIALYLWEKRADNPLIPLDIISSRNPAIVNLGIMFAAFGISMMSQANTYIFQMKPPYGFGKTILESGLLMTPMAGVMLVVAPLAGKLMPRIGAKPLAITGALTASAGLALLSQYATQLSLTQFVALITVVGAGITLMNVSFINVLVFSVPPRVMGVATGANSLFRNFGSTWGPAIAGTVMSTYYILVHIPQIPVPIKIPTEKAYEVLFGTSALVYLFLALLSLAIVEVMKGGKIHEVENEGEREVEVL, from the coding sequence ATGAACGTCGCTAGGAATAACGGAACCTACGACATGACCTACGCCAAGAGAGCAATGCTGGTAGTGGTCATTCTCCCACTGCTCGTCATGTACACCGAGGCGATGCTCACTCCGGCACTTCCGACGATACAGAAGGAGTTCGGGATAAACCCCAACGACGTCAGCTGGGTTCTCACAATCTACCTCCTCGTCGGAACGGTGAGTGCCGCCATACTCGGCAAGCTCGGGGACATGTACGGTAAGAAGAGGATGTTTCTGGTCGCCCTTGGCTTCTACACGCTCGGTGTCATACTCAACGGCTTTGCACCGAGTTTCCACTGGCTTCTCGTTTCCCGCGGAATCCAGGGCCTTGGGATGGCCATATTCCCGTTAGCGTTCAGCCTCGTCCGTGAGGAGTTCCCGCCCGAGATGGTGCCGCAGGTTCAGGGGATGATAAGCGCCATGTTTGGCGTCGGTATGGTCATCGCGCTTCCCCTCGGAGCTTACGTAACCCAGAATTATGGATGGAGATGGACGTACCACTCGGCGGCGCCTTTTGCGGTTCTGATGTTCATCCTCGCATGGAGGGTTCTCCGCGAGAGCCGCTATGTGAACCCCGGAAAGCTCGACTGGCCCGGGGCGCTCTTCCTGGTCTGGGCCGTCGTGCCGGCCCTGGTAGCGGTGACCAGGGCACCCACCGTCGGCTGGAGGGCGGAGCAGACTCTCGCGCTCTTCGGAGTGTCCATCGTTGGAGTCATCGCCCTCTACCTCTGGGAGAAGAGAGCCGACAACCCGCTGATCCCGCTCGACATAATATCCTCCAGAAACCCCGCCATAGTGAACCTCGGCATAATGTTCGCGGCCTTCGGAATATCCATGATGAGCCAGGCGAACACCTACATCTTCCAGATGAAGCCGCCCTACGGCTTCGGTAAGACGATACTCGAAAGCGGCCTGCTCATGACCCCGATGGCCGGCGTCATGCTGGTCGTGGCTCCCCTGGCCGGCAAGCTGATGCCCAGGATAGGTGCGAAGCCTTTGGCCATAACCGGTGCCCTAACGGCGAGTGCCGGCCTGGCCCTGCTCTCCCAGTACGCCACCCAGCTCTCCCTCACCCAGTTCGTGGCCCTCATAACGGTCGTCGGGGCCGGGATAACCCTCATGAACGTCTCCTTCATTAACGTGCTGGTGTTCTCGGTTCCGCCGAGGGTCATGGGAGTTGCCACCGGAGCGAACAGCCTGTTCAGAAACTTCGGCTCGACCTGGGGGCCGGCCATAGCGGGGACAGTCATGAGCACCTACTACATACTCGTGCACATCCCCCAGATTCCGGTGCCCATCAAAATACCGACGGAGAAGGCCTACGAAGTGCTCTTCGGCACTTCGGCGCTCGTCTACCTTTTCCTCGCCCTGCTGAGCCTTGCTATCGTTGAGGTCATGAAGGGCGGAAAGATACATGAGGTCGAGAACGAGGGGGAAAGGGAAGTCGAGGTATTGTAG
- a CDS encoding M23 family metallopeptidase, with protein sequence MGWRAARNLLLTGLFFKLLGDYMAVREFRIAGALFALFGIGVGIVSLFEALRNECHAKLYADMFLWSITPWGIWTTARQLRAEIKGRKRAVADIKHYRPGLVVIPPFRGCWYVVNGGVTRDTSHSWELVGQRFAYDLVRVEDSSKLENPCSYKQLDEWATYGSEVVAVADGIVVDVSDGMKDNPVGRIPLSVKEILGNYVVIDHGGVYSLYAHLKNGSVSVRPGERIKAGAVIGLAGNSGMSSCPHLHFQLMDRGDFYDAVSLPVLMRYTAEGKNCEKYPLKNEIVCGFHSP encoded by the coding sequence ATGGGGTGGAGGGCTGCGAGAAACCTCCTGTTGACTGGGCTCTTCTTCAAGTTGCTGGGAGACTACATGGCAGTGCGGGAGTTTAGAATCGCGGGCGCATTATTTGCCCTTTTTGGCATAGGGGTTGGGATAGTATCGCTTTTTGAGGCGCTGAGAAATGAGTGTCATGCCAAGCTGTATGCGGACATGTTTCTCTGGAGTATTACCCCGTGGGGCATCTGGACGACGGCAAGGCAGTTGCGGGCGGAGATAAAAGGTAGAAAACGCGCTGTAGCTGATATTAAACATTACAGACCCGGGCTTGTGGTGATCCCGCCGTTTAGGGGTTGCTGGTACGTCGTCAATGGAGGGGTTACCCGGGATACAAGCCATTCCTGGGAACTTGTAGGGCAAAGATTCGCTTATGACCTTGTACGGGTGGAGGACTCGTCAAAACTAGAAAATCCCTGTTCTTACAAGCAACTCGATGAATGGGCAACCTATGGTTCCGAGGTCGTGGCAGTGGCGGATGGCATAGTCGTTGACGTTTCTGATGGTATGAAGGACAATCCCGTTGGAAGAATACCCCTTTCGGTCAAGGAAATTTTAGGAAATTACGTTGTGATTGATCATGGAGGTGTTTATTCCCTCTACGCCCACCTAAAGAACGGTAGCGTGTCCGTAAGGCCTGGTGAGAGGATAAAGGCGGGTGCTGTTATCGGTCTCGCAGGAAACAGCGGTATGTCCTCCTGTCCTCATCTCCACTTCCAGCTCATGGACAGAGGAGATTTTTATGACGCCGTAAGTCTGCCTGTGTTAATGCGGTACACTGCCGAAGGAAAAAACTGTGAAAAATACCCCCTAAAGAACGAAATCGTGTGTGGCTTTCACTCCCCGTAA
- a CDS encoding iron-containing alcohol dehydrogenase has product MFWLKTKLIEGEGSLRRLSKEVRGHERVLILASRSMKRHGFLSEAEDYVKEAGAEVFSIAGLPAEPSVEVIEEFLPEVREFEPDLLVALGGGSVIDTTKALKVFYDAPELNFEEIAFIDRFSKPKPVPKLRTRLIAIPSTSGAGSEVSGASVLKKGGVKYNIVTPEIAPDVAILDPRLPRTMPAEVARNSGLDVLVHGIEAYTTKVASPFSDAMAIKAIKTVYRWLPLSVRGDEDARESVHYAATMAGIAFLNARLGLCHAMSHKAAWIGPHGLLNAIFLPYVMEFNAERSDYARKRYAEIARELGFQTAKDLIEVVRELNEMLGVPKLGELVDEETFTERVEEMAEKAYRDGLVFFNPVEPKPEEIRELYLRAFYGE; this is encoded by the coding sequence ATGTTCTGGCTGAAGACGAAACTCATCGAGGGAGAGGGCTCCCTTAGAAGGCTCTCCAAGGAAGTGAGGGGGCACGAACGCGTTCTTATCTTGGCTTCCCGTTCAATGAAGAGGCACGGCTTCCTGAGCGAGGCCGAGGACTACGTGAAGGAGGCCGGTGCGGAGGTCTTCTCGATAGCGGGTCTTCCGGCGGAGCCAAGTGTCGAGGTCATAGAGGAGTTCCTGCCCGAGGTGAGGGAGTTCGAGCCCGACCTTCTGGTTGCCCTCGGTGGGGGAAGCGTGATAGACACTACGAAAGCGTTGAAGGTCTTCTACGATGCCCCCGAGCTGAACTTCGAGGAGATAGCATTCATAGACAGGTTTTCGAAGCCGAAGCCGGTTCCTAAGCTGAGGACGAGGTTAATAGCAATACCCTCGACGAGCGGAGCGGGAAGCGAGGTTTCAGGGGCGAGCGTGCTGAAAAAGGGCGGCGTCAAATACAACATAGTCACCCCCGAGATAGCGCCCGACGTGGCCATCCTCGACCCCCGGCTGCCGAGGACAATGCCAGCCGAGGTGGCCCGGAACTCTGGTCTTGATGTCCTCGTTCACGGGATAGAGGCCTACACAACCAAGGTCGCCAGCCCCTTCAGCGACGCCATGGCGATTAAGGCGATAAAGACCGTTTACCGGTGGCTTCCGCTCTCGGTTAGGGGCGACGAGGATGCTAGGGAGAGTGTTCACTACGCGGCAACGATGGCGGGGATAGCATTCCTCAACGCGCGCCTCGGCCTATGCCACGCGATGAGCCACAAAGCGGCATGGATTGGCCCGCATGGACTCCTCAACGCGATATTCCTGCCCTACGTGATGGAGTTCAACGCCGAGAGGAGCGACTACGCGAGGAAGCGCTACGCTGAGATAGCGAGGGAGCTTGGCTTCCAGACGGCGAAGGACCTCATTGAGGTCGTGAGAGAGCTCAACGAGATGCTCGGCGTTCCAAAACTGGGCGAGCTGGTTGATGAGGAGACCTTCACCGAAAGGGTCGAGGAGATGGCCGAAAAAGCCTACCGCGACGGGCTGGTGTTCTTCAACCCCGTCGAGCCAAAGCCCGAGGAGATAAGGGAGCTGTATCTGAGAGCATTTTACGGGGAGTGA
- the mtnA gene encoding S-methyl-5-thioribose-1-phosphate isomerase gives MLRYKPEELTRLPRSVTYETGKVIMIDQTLLPREFKTIELRTVDEVAEAIITMKVRGAPAIGAAAAFGLALYADTTKAKTRDEFMDGFYRAYDRLKNTRPTAVNLFWALNRIKRLVEENLESPLEEIKKLIVAEAQKIADEDVEANLRMGHYGAEALPEGNVLTHCNAGSLATVQLGTVGAVLRVMHRDGSLKLLWVDETRPVLQGARLSAWEYHYDGIPLKLISDNMAGFVMQQGKVDAIIVGADRIVANGDFANKIGTYTLAVLAKEHGIPFFTVAPLSTIDMSLKSGKEIPIEERKPEEVLTCGGCRIAPDVDVYNPAFDVTPHRYLTGIITDRGVVYPPFERNLKRLFKIE, from the coding sequence ATGCTGAGGTACAAGCCAGAGGAACTCACGAGACTGCCGAGGAGCGTGACCTACGAAACCGGAAAGGTCATCATGATTGACCAGACTCTCCTACCGAGGGAATTCAAGACCATCGAGCTGAGAACCGTTGATGAAGTCGCAGAGGCAATTATCACGATGAAGGTGCGCGGTGCTCCGGCCATTGGAGCGGCGGCGGCTTTCGGTCTTGCCCTCTACGCTGACACGACGAAGGCCAAAACCAGGGACGAGTTCATGGACGGCTTTTATCGTGCCTATGACAGGCTGAAGAACACGAGGCCCACAGCCGTAAACCTCTTCTGGGCCCTCAACAGGATTAAGAGGCTCGTTGAGGAGAACCTTGAGAGCCCTCTTGAGGAGATTAAAAAGCTCATCGTCGCTGAGGCGCAGAAGATAGCGGACGAAGACGTCGAGGCCAACCTCAGGATGGGACACTACGGAGCAGAGGCTTTGCCTGAGGGGAACGTTCTCACCCACTGCAACGCGGGGAGCCTGGCGACCGTTCAGCTCGGAACCGTTGGGGCGGTTCTGAGGGTCATGCACCGTGACGGCAGCCTTAAGCTCCTCTGGGTGGACGAGACGAGACCGGTTCTTCAGGGTGCCCGCCTTAGCGCCTGGGAGTATCACTACGACGGCATTCCGCTCAAGCTTATATCCGACAACATGGCCGGCTTTGTGATGCAGCAGGGGAAGGTTGACGCGATAATCGTGGGTGCCGACAGGATAGTGGCCAACGGCGACTTCGCCAACAAAATAGGCACCTATACCCTGGCTGTCCTCGCCAAGGAGCACGGGATACCGTTCTTCACGGTCGCACCGCTCTCAACGATAGATATGAGCCTGAAGAGCGGAAAGGAGATACCCATAGAGGAGAGGAAGCCGGAGGAAGTTCTGACCTGCGGGGGCTGTAGAATCGCTCCCGATGTTGACGTCTACAACCCTGCCTTCGACGTCACCCCGCACAGGTACCTGACAGGCATAATAACCGACAGAGGCGTCGTTTACCCGCCCTTCGAGAGGAATTTGAAGAGGCTGTTCAAAATTGAGTGA